A stretch of the Coprobacillus cateniformis genome encodes the following:
- a CDS encoding 6-phospho-beta-glucosidase produces MSQLSKDFLWGGAIAANQAEGAYLEGGKGLSLMDVATAGKKGVSRHFTDGIQDGTYYPNHGGNDFFHKYKEDLALFEEMGFKCFRTSIAWTRIFPQGDENQPNEEGLKYYDDLFDEMIKRGMQPVVTISHYEMPLYLAQKYGGWANRQLIDFYLNFCKVIFERYKGKVKYWMTFNEINSVVFMPEIAGVLDRTQEDFKQRSYQAAHHQFLASAKAVQLGHAIDPENKIGCMVLTLVKYSLTAKPEDVLLAEEKMRYGTFAFTDIQVRGHYPNYVKKHVEREGIKVHLEPGDLEEMKKGCVDYIGFSYYSSSAATTDSNVETTGGNLVSGVKNPYLPTSEWGWQIDAKGLRYILNRFYERYEIPLFIVENGLGYNDQVDENGYVEDDYRIEYLRQHIIEMKKAILEDGVDIIGYTPWGCIDLVSAGTGEMSKRYGFIYVDRDDLGNGTLKRSKKKSFDWYKQVIASQGEDL; encoded by the coding sequence TTGAGTCAGTTGAGTAAAGATTTCTTATGGGGTGGCGCTATTGCAGCTAATCAAGCTGAAGGCGCATATCTTGAAGGTGGAAAAGGACTATCTTTAATGGATGTAGCAACGGCTGGAAAAAAAGGAGTCTCTCGTCATTTTACTGATGGTATTCAAGATGGTACTTACTATCCTAACCATGGTGGAAATGATTTCTTCCATAAATATAAAGAAGACTTAGCTTTATTTGAGGAAATGGGATTCAAATGTTTTCGGACATCTATTGCATGGACAAGAATTTTCCCTCAGGGTGATGAAAATCAACCGAATGAAGAAGGTTTAAAATACTATGATGACTTATTTGATGAAATGATCAAAAGAGGTATGCAGCCAGTTGTCACGATTTCTCATTATGAAATGCCATTATATTTAGCACAAAAATATGGTGGTTGGGCGAATCGTCAACTTATTGATTTCTATTTAAATTTTTGTAAAGTCATATTTGAAAGATATAAAGGAAAAGTTAAATACTGGATGACCTTTAATGAAATCAATTCTGTGGTTTTTATGCCAGAAATTGCTGGGGTCTTAGATCGTACACAAGAAGATTTCAAACAAAGGAGCTATCAGGCTGCTCATCATCAGTTTTTAGCAAGTGCCAAAGCAGTACAATTAGGACATGCAATTGATCCTGAAAATAAAATTGGATGTATGGTTTTAACGCTTGTGAAATATTCATTAACTGCTAAACCGGAAGATGTTTTGTTGGCAGAAGAAAAGATGCGTTATGGAACATTTGCCTTTACAGATATTCAAGTAAGAGGACATTATCCAAATTATGTGAAGAAACATGTTGAAAGAGAAGGCATTAAAGTTCATTTGGAACCTGGTGATTTAGAAGAAATGAAAAAAGGTTGTGTAGACTATATTGGCTTTTCATACTATTCTTCATCAGCTGCAACAACTGATTCCAATGTAGAAACAACAGGTGGAAATCTTGTGTCTGGTGTAAAAAATCCATATTTACCAACAAGTGAATGGGGATGGCAAATAGATGCTAAGGGATTACGTTATATTTTAAATCGTTTTTATGAACGTTATGAAATTCCATTGTTCATTGTAGAGAATGGTTTAGGTTATAATGATCAGGTTGATGAAAATGGATATGTGGAAGATGATTATCGTATTGAATATCTAAGACAGCATATTATTGAGATGAAAAAAGCTATTTTAGAAGATGGTGTTGATATTATTGGATATACACCATGGGGATGTATTGATTTGGTTTCAGCTGGAACTGGTGAAATGAGTAAACGCTATGGTTTTATTTATGTTGATAGAGACGATTTAGGAAATGGTACATTAAAAAGAAGCAAAAAGAAATCTTTTGACTGGTATAAACAAGTTATTGCAAGTCAAGGTGAGGATTTATGA
- a CDS encoding PTS sugar transporter subunit IIC, translated as MEKLEKFLQKFIGLVAEKMSNNDVIQSVAEGFMRTGPVTFGVCIFVILGNLPITGYSEWLTSVGLKTHFDAISNASLNVLALYISFTVAYAFAKRKGDNPLSCGILSLLSFLLIIPQTVVGADGKDIAAFDVTYLSGTGILVALIFAIVVGYMFHFLSSKGLKFKMPEGVPPMVSESFEPIFVSMIIVAFAFAVRVGFGYTPYGSFVNFFDQTIGGFIIKIGLSLPTIFLLYFAANLLWFFGIHPNTVYSAFVPLQMTLIMTNMADLQAGRPLTYLTLTLVSMFASFGGNGNTIGLCLSMFTAKSERYKKMLKLAFIPNLFNINEPLIFGMPVMLNPVFFIPMVFCNVVMGLIGLFATQVFTFTYNPAMSLLPWTTPFFVKAFMAGGISLLVMVLILLAVNTFMYYPFFRMADKKACEEERLAKAGEHIESVE; from the coding sequence ATGGAAAAGTTAGAAAAGTTTTTACAGAAATTTATTGGACTTGTTGCTGAAAAAATGAGTAATAATGATGTTATTCAATCAGTCGCAGAAGGATTTATGAGAACTGGACCAGTTACATTTGGAGTCTGTATATTTGTTATTTTAGGGAATTTGCCTATTACAGGGTATTCAGAATGGTTAACGAGCGTTGGTTTGAAAACTCATTTTGATGCCATTTCAAATGCCAGTTTAAATGTTTTGGCTTTATATATTTCGTTTACTGTAGCTTATGCATTTGCTAAGAGAAAGGGAGATAATCCTTTATCTTGTGGAATCTTATCATTATTAAGTTTCTTATTAATTATTCCACAAACTGTTGTTGGTGCTGATGGCAAAGATATTGCTGCATTTGATGTCACTTATTTAAGTGGTACTGGTATTTTAGTTGCCTTAATATTTGCTATTGTTGTTGGATATATGTTTCATTTCTTATCTAGTAAAGGGTTAAAGTTTAAAATGCCTGAAGGTGTTCCACCTATGGTTAGTGAGTCTTTTGAACCTATCTTTGTTTCAATGATTATTGTTGCATTTGCATTTGCTGTAAGAGTAGGGTTTGGTTATACACCATATGGAAGTTTTGTCAATTTCTTTGATCAAACAATTGGTGGATTTATTATTAAAATTGGTTTATCTTTACCTACAATTTTCTTGTTATATTTTGCTGCTAACTTATTATGGTTCTTTGGAATTCATCCAAATACAGTCTACAGTGCATTCGTACCATTACAAATGACATTAATTATGACAAATATGGCTGATTTACAGGCGGGAAGACCATTAACATATTTAACACTTACACTTGTGAGTATGTTTGCATCCTTTGGCGGTAATGGAAATACAATTGGATTATGTTTATCAATGTTTACTGCTAAGAGTGAAAGATATAAAAAGATGTTAAAACTAGCATTTATTCCAAATTTATTTAATATTAATGAACCATTAATCTTTGGGATGCCAGTTATGTTAAATCCAGTATTCTTTATCCCTATGGTTTTCTGTAATGTTGTCATGGGATTAATTGGATTATTTGCTACTCAAGTCTTTACATTTACATATAATCCAGCGATGTCATTATTACCTTGGACAACACCTTTCTTTGTCAAAGCATTTATGGCTGGAGGAATTTCATTGCTTGTCATGGTATTGATTTTATTAGCCGTTAATACATTTATGTATTATCCATTCTTTAGAATGGCAGATAAGAAAGCTTGTGAAGAAGAAAGATTAGCAAAGGCTGGTGAACACATTGAGTCAGTTGAGTAA
- a CDS encoding DMT family transporter, with product MIAVICATCAGMTIVLSRSVNGYLSQKVGAYQSTFFNYFTGLFMSLVFLIILGFSHIQDFQSTELLENPAMFIGGMIGVFNILILNKVVPKVSPVELTLITFVSQLISGILLDYCFYDIFSINKLLGCLIVIVGLFLYQMTDKE from the coding sequence ATGATTGCAGTTATATGTGCAACTTGTGCTGGAATGACAATTGTTTTGAGTCGTTCAGTTAATGGTTACTTATCTCAAAAGGTTGGAGCTTATCAGAGTACATTTTTTAATTATTTTACAGGTTTATTCATGAGTCTTGTTTTTTTAATAATCTTAGGCTTTTCTCATATACAAGATTTTCAATCAACAGAACTTTTAGAAAATCCTGCTATGTTCATAGGAGGTATGATTGGTGTTTTTAATATTCTGATATTAAATAAAGTTGTTCCTAAAGTATCTCCTGTTGAATTAACTTTGATTACATTTGTATCTCAATTAATCAGTGGAATTCTTTTAGATTATTGTTTCTATGATATCTTTTCAATAAATAAATTACTAGGTTGTTTGATAGTTATCGTTGGATTATTTCTCTATCAGATGACAGATAAAGAATGA
- a CDS encoding DMT family transporter has product MELFLSFLTGMIVTVMNVFNGQLSDYVGVYLSTVLIHFIGLITFFVIMLIKKQKVSFHQHLPLLFYTGGMIGVLTVIFNVMSISTIGAALVTALGLLGQMMTSLVLEYKGWLGTIKRKLSFQKMMSLIIIVIGIGVMMI; this is encoded by the coding sequence ATGGAATTATTTTTATCTTTTTTAACAGGAATGATAGTGACAGTTATGAATGTCTTTAATGGTCAGTTATCAGATTATGTAGGTGTCTATTTATCAACAGTTCTTATTCATTTTATAGGTCTTATCACTTTTTTTGTGATAATGCTGATAAAAAAACAAAAAGTATCATTTCATCAGCATCTGCCATTGCTTTTCTACACAGGAGGAATGATAGGTGTATTAACAGTTATTTTTAATGTTATGTCTATTTCAACAATTGGCGCAGCATTAGTGACAGCATTGGGATTATTAGGTCAAATGATGACTTCATTAGTTTTGGAATATAAGGGATGGTTAGGCACTATAAAAAGAAAACTATCTTTTCAAAAGATGATGAGTTTAATTATCATTGTCATTGGAATAGGAGTTATGATGATATGA
- a CDS encoding cyclic nucleotide-binding domain-containing protein encodes MKSKEFYIQKLDNENMMSHTLLKCFDFYCFEKGQCILHQGQKLETLYILIDGKTKSCHTTSNGATVLIAISQGMSIIGEIELLNHRDVINDVYAMEECVCLGISISLYQDFILNDFIFMRYLAETIAHKLYNSNQNSSISINYPVENRLASYLVSCEHDMIIEENFVQVAEMIGCSYRQLQRTLNDFIQIGYITKIKRGQFRIIDLHKLQGLSQDLYFI; translated from the coding sequence ATGAAAAGTAAAGAATTTTATATTCAAAAATTGGATAATGAAAATATGATGAGTCATACACTTCTTAAATGTTTTGATTTTTATTGTTTTGAAAAAGGACAATGTATATTACATCAAGGACAAAAATTAGAGACACTTTATATTTTGATAGATGGAAAAACAAAATCATGTCATACAACATCTAATGGTGCAACAGTTTTGATTGCTATATCTCAAGGCATGAGCATTATTGGAGAAATAGAATTGCTTAATCATCGTGATGTTATTAATGATGTTTATGCTATGGAAGAATGTGTATGTTTAGGTATATCAATATCACTTTATCAAGATTTCATCTTAAATGATTTCATCTTTATGCGTTATTTAGCTGAAACTATTGCACATAAACTTTATAATTCTAATCAAAATTCTTCAATATCTATAAACTATCCAGTTGAAAATAGGTTAGCATCATATCTCGTCAGTTGTGAACATGATATGATTATTGAGGAAAACTTTGTGCAAGTTGCAGAAATGATAGGATGCAGTTATCGACAATTACAAAGAACTCTTAATGACTTTATACAAATAGGTTATATAACGAAAATAAAAAGAGGACAATTTCGTATTATAGATTTACATAAACTTCAAGGACTTAGTCAGGATTTATATTTTATTTAA
- a CDS encoding MGMT family protein, whose product MSEKLNEEFIFQILSIVEEIPEGYVATYGQIAKLSGYDKNARLVGKVLSLSGYYGKYPCHRVVNSSGRCAPYWLEQKDLLMDEGVTLKSNGCVDLKKHQWRLND is encoded by the coding sequence ATGTCAGAAAAATTAAATGAAGAATTTATCTTTCAAATTTTATCAATTGTTGAAGAAATACCTGAAGGATATGTTGCAACTTATGGTCAAATTGCCAAATTATCAGGCTATGATAAAAATGCTCGTCTGGTTGGAAAGGTTTTAAGTCTATCAGGATATTATGGGAAATATCCTTGTCATCGTGTTGTCAATAGTAGTGGCAGATGTGCCCCTTATTGGTTAGAACAAAAAGATTTACTGATGGATGAAGGTGTTACATTGAAATCCAATGGTTGTGTTGATCTAAAGAAACATCAATGGAGACTTAATGACTAA
- a CDS encoding methylated-DNA--[protein]-cysteine S-methyltransferase, whose protein sequence is MIYTAHYKSPIGEILLASDGYSLIGLWLENQKYFLATIKEETIDKPDLEVFIQTQLWLDDYFDRRKPSIKELPLAPRGTPFRQEVWQILCQIPYGQVITYGQIAKKIAERHHKQTMSAQAIGGAVGHNPISIIIPCHRVVGTNGSLTGYAGGIDKKIKLLELEGVDMHHFFVPGDGTAL, encoded by the coding sequence ATGATATATACAGCACATTATAAATCTCCTATTGGAGAAATTTTACTAGCAAGTGATGGATATTCTTTGATTGGTTTATGGTTAGAAAATCAAAAATATTTTTTAGCAACTATCAAAGAAGAAACGATTGATAAGCCTGATTTAGAAGTTTTTATTCAAACACAGCTATGGCTAGATGATTATTTCGATAGAAGAAAACCTTCTATAAAAGAGTTGCCATTAGCACCTAGAGGGACACCATTTAGACAAGAGGTCTGGCAGATATTATGTCAAATCCCATATGGACAAGTTATTACATATGGACAGATTGCAAAGAAAATAGCAGAACGTCATCATAAACAAACAATGTCTGCACAAGCCATAGGCGGAGCTGTCGGACACAATCCTATTTCTATTATTATTCCTTGTCACCGTGTCGTTGGGACCAATGGAAGTTTAACTGGCTATGCAGGTGGCATTGATAAAAAAATAAAACTCCTAGAATTAGAAGGAGTAGATATGCATCATTTCTTTGTTCCTGGTGATGGAACAGCATTATAG
- a CDS encoding ABC transporter ATP-binding protein/permease, producing the protein MLQIKNIHKEYKTGSLVQKALDGVSLNLRDNEFVAILGPSGSGKTTLLNIIGGLDRYDQGDLVINGISTKRYRDRDWDSYRNHTIGFVFQSYNLIPHQTVLANVELALTISGISKTERKQRAEKALEQVGLGNQGHKKPNQMSGGQMQRVAIARALVNDPDILLADEPTGALDSDTSVQVMELLKEVAKDRLVVMVTHNPELAETYATRIVELRDGTMRSDTDPYEVSEHDLEKPRHENMGKSSMSFLTSLLLSFNNLRTKKARTILTSFAGSIGIIGIALILSLSNGVNQYIQSIEEETLSEYPLQIQSSGFDITSMMTDGHPKQNKDKDENKIYVSQMITNMFSKIGSNDLTSLKEYLDSGKSDIEKNTNSIEYSYNVSPQIYSSDTKKVRQVHPDKSFTSLGLGSSTSSNSLMSSMMSTDTFYQMPGNSNLYEDQYDIKAGRWPKAYNECVLVLSKNGNINDFMLYTLGLRDFEELDKMIQQFSKEEDVTVPDNAQSYSYNDILGVQFKLVNATDYYQYDQKYNVYKDKTEDQKYMKNLVENGEDIKIVGVVQPTESASATMLQTGIGYPAALTTHVIEQAKSSDIVKKQLSNPHVDVFTGKDFSSKENNKLDMNSLFTVDANMLKKAFTFDQSKLSMNMDDLDLSQIKIDTSSLPAIDVNSIFKDMKINISQEQLESLSQTLMVQFQQYAKENGLIDPTKMNEYFMAYLQTEQAQSLLQGEMVKIFQESGLTQQFQTQLEKQMQTIMIQYTATLTKSLQQQISIQMNKQMGNLAKNMQDAINIDASVFAKAIKMNMNEEELSELMMSLMTTEVSSYDGNLKNLGYADFNKPSGINIYPKDFESKQKVIDALDQYNEDMKKVDEDKVISYTDYVGTLMSSVTDIINVISYVLIAFVAISLVVSSIMIGVITYISVLERKKEIGILRAIGASKKNISQVFNAETFIIGLLSGVLGIVITLLLLIPSNMLIHEIAGNVSVSASLPIAGAIILIVLSVILTLIGGLIPAKKAALEDPVTALRTE; encoded by the coding sequence ATGCTTCAAATAAAAAATATACACAAGGAATATAAAACTGGCAGTCTTGTTCAAAAAGCTCTTGATGGTGTAAGTTTAAACTTACGAGATAATGAGTTTGTAGCAATCCTAGGTCCAAGTGGATCAGGTAAGACAACACTTTTGAATATAATTGGTGGGCTTGATCGATATGATCAGGGAGATTTGGTTATTAATGGTATTTCAACAAAGAGATATAGAGATCGTGATTGGGATTCTTATCGTAATCATACGATAGGATTTGTTTTTCAGAGTTATAATTTAATCCCGCATCAAACTGTTTTGGCTAATGTTGAATTGGCTTTAACTATATCAGGTATTTCTAAGACAGAAAGAAAACAAAGAGCTGAAAAAGCTCTTGAGCAAGTTGGGTTAGGAAATCAGGGTCATAAGAAACCTAATCAGATGTCTGGTGGACAGATGCAGCGTGTAGCAATTGCTCGTGCTCTAGTGAATGATCCTGATATTTTACTCGCTGATGAACCTACAGGAGCATTAGATAGTGATACTAGTGTTCAAGTTATGGAGTTACTTAAGGAAGTTGCAAAAGATCGTTTGGTCGTTATGGTAACGCATAATCCTGAATTGGCTGAAACTTATGCAACCCGTATTGTAGAGTTACGTGATGGAACAATGCGTAGTGATACTGATCCTTATGAAGTAAGTGAACATGATTTAGAGAAGCCTAGACATGAGAATATGGGAAAATCTTCAATGTCTTTTTTGACTTCATTATTGCTTAGCTTTAACAATCTTCGTACAAAAAAAGCACGAACAATTTTAACTTCTTTTGCTGGCTCAATTGGGATTATTGGTATTGCATTGATACTTTCTTTATCTAATGGAGTCAATCAATATATTCAGTCTATTGAAGAAGAAACATTATCAGAATATCCCTTACAGATACAAAGTTCAGGTTTTGATATTACTTCAATGATGACAGATGGTCATCCTAAACAAAATAAAGACAAAGATGAAAACAAGATATATGTTTCACAAATGATTACCAATATGTTCTCAAAGATTGGGTCAAACGATTTAACATCATTAAAAGAATATCTTGATAGTGGAAAAAGTGATATTGAGAAAAACACAAATTCTATAGAATATAGTTATAATGTCTCTCCACAAATATATAGTAGTGATACAAAAAAAGTGAGACAGGTACACCCTGATAAATCATTCACCTCTTTAGGTCTTGGTTCATCAACAAGCTCAAATAGTTTAATGTCTTCTATGATGAGTACTGATACTTTTTATCAAATGCCAGGTAACAGTAATCTTTATGAAGATCAATACGATATAAAAGCAGGAAGATGGCCAAAAGCGTATAATGAATGTGTTTTGGTTTTATCAAAAAACGGAAATATAAACGATTTTATGTTATATACTTTAGGATTACGTGACTTTGAGGAATTAGATAAAATGATTCAACAGTTTTCAAAGGAAGAAGACGTAACAGTACCGGATAATGCACAGTCTTATTCTTATAATGATATACTGGGAGTTCAATTTAAACTTGTGAATGCAACTGATTATTATCAATATGATCAAAAATATAATGTTTATAAAGATAAAACTGAAGATCAAAAGTATATGAAAAACTTAGTTGAAAATGGAGAAGATATAAAAATTGTTGGAGTTGTTCAACCAACTGAATCGGCCTCTGCAACTATGCTTCAAACAGGAATAGGATATCCTGCAGCACTGACAACACATGTTATTGAACAGGCAAAATCAAGTGATATTGTCAAAAAACAATTGTCCAATCCTCATGTTGATGTTTTTACTGGTAAAGATTTTAGCAGTAAAGAAAACAATAAGCTAGATATGAATTCTTTATTTACAGTAGATGCCAATATGTTAAAGAAAGCATTTACTTTTGATCAAAGTAAATTATCTATGAATATGGATGATTTGGATTTAAGCCAAATAAAGATTGATACATCTTCATTACCTGCAATAGACGTGAATAGTATTTTTAAAGATATGAAGATTAACATTTCTCAAGAACAATTAGAAAGTTTAAGTCAAACTCTTATGGTGCAGTTTCAACAATATGCAAAAGAGAATGGACTCATTGATCCAACAAAAATGAATGAATATTTTATGGCGTATTTGCAAACTGAACAAGCTCAATCATTATTACAAGGTGAAATGGTTAAGATTTTCCAAGAAAGTGGATTAACACAACAATTTCAGACTCAGCTTGAAAAACAGATGCAAACAATTATGATCCAATATACTGCCACTTTGACAAAATCATTACAACAACAGATAAGTATTCAAATGAATAAACAAATGGGAAATCTTGCTAAGAATATGCAGGATGCAATAAATATTGATGCAAGTGTCTTTGCTAAGGCTATAAAAATGAATATGAATGAAGAAGAACTTTCAGAATTAATGATGTCATTAATGACAACTGAGGTTTCATCTTATGATGGAAATCTTAAGAATCTTGGATATGCAGATTTTAATAAACCAAGTGGAATCAATATTTATCCAAAGGATTTTGAAAGTAAACAAAAAGTCATTGATGCATTAGATCAGTATAATGAAGATATGAAGAAAGTCGATGAAGATAAAGTTATTTCTTATACAGATTATGTTGGAACACTTATGTCTTCTGTTACAGATATTATTAATGTCATTAGTTATGTTTTAATTGCCTTTGTTGCTATTTCACTTGTTGTATCTTCTATTATGATAGGTGTTATTACTTATATCAGTGTTCTTGAACGTAAAAAAGAAATTGGTATATTGCGTGCAATCGGAGCATCAAAGAAAAACATCTCACAAGTCTTTAATGCTGAAACATTTATCATTGGATTATTATCTGGCGTTCTAGGGATTGTGATTACTTTATTGTTGTTAATACCAAGTAATATGCTGATTCATGAAATTGCTGGTAATGTCAGTGTGAGTGCTTCTTTACCAATTGCTGGAGCTATTATTCTGATTGTCTTAAGTGTCATTCTAACACTTATAGGTGGATTAATACCAGCGAAAAAGGCTGCTTTAGAAGATCCTGTAACGGCATTACGTACTGAATAG
- a CDS encoding glycerol dehydrogenase, translating into MTKIIGSPTRYIQGKGELKKLAAHASSLGKKLFVIVDKNIQDIVKPDIELSVKAQDVDILFESFQGECCMSEINRIIDIVKTNGCDVIVGVGGGKTHDTSKAVAHYTKKPVVIVPTIASTDAPCSSLSVIYSDEGVFDKYLFLPTSPNIVLVDTEVVSKAPARLLIAGIGDAMATYFEARACYQSEADNCLGGKCTKAAMSLARLCYETLLEDGKAATLAVQAKVCTKAVENIIEANTYLSGIGFESGRSCSAQWFDRYCSNTSVISW; encoded by the coding sequence ATGACAAAAATAATAGGAAGTCCCACAAGATATATTCAAGGTAAGGGTGAATTAAAGAAACTTGCTGCTCATGCATCAAGTTTAGGGAAAAAGTTGTTTGTAATTGTAGATAAAAATATTCAGGATATTGTTAAACCTGATATTGAACTCAGTGTTAAAGCTCAGGATGTGGATATTCTCTTTGAAAGTTTTCAAGGTGAATGCTGCATGAGTGAAATCAATCGTATTATTGATATTGTGAAGACGAATGGTTGTGATGTAATTGTTGGTGTTGGTGGTGGAAAAACACATGATACATCTAAGGCTGTTGCTCATTATACAAAAAAACCAGTCGTGATTGTTCCTACCATTGCTTCAACAGATGCACCATGTTCTTCTTTATCTGTTATTTATAGTGATGAAGGAGTCTTTGATAAGTATTTATTCTTACCAACAAGTCCAAATATAGTCTTGGTTGACACAGAAGTTGTTTCTAAAGCTCCAGCTAGATTATTAATTGCTGGAATTGGTGATGCGATGGCAACATATTTTGAAGCGAGAGCCTGTTATCAAAGTGAAGCAGATAACTGTTTAGGTGGAAAATGTACAAAGGCTGCCATGTCACTTGCTCGTTTGTGTTATGAAACATTATTAGAAGATGGGAAAGCCGCAACTTTAGCAGTACAAGCCAAAGTCTGTACAAAGGCTGTTGAAAATATTATTGAAGCCAACACCTATTTAAGTGGAATAGGATTTGAATCTGGGCGCTCATGCAGTGCACAATGGTTTGACCGCTATTGCAGCAACACATCAGTTATATCATGGTGA
- a CDS encoding fructose-6-phosphate aldolase, which translates to MEFIIDTVDLEEIKDAVEHMPIVGVTSNPSIVKRTSPENFFDHMRAIRSIIGKERSLHVQVISKDCETIVKEAHRILQEIDDQVYVKVPVSYEGIKAIKILKAEGIHVTATAVYDLMQAYMALAAGADYIAPYVNRIGNLGSDPMELINELSSRIVMDGYKTKIVAASFKGVQQVRDSFNYGAHAITAPVDVLKTIFKNPSIEKAVDDFNSDWYAMYGEGTGICDL; encoded by the coding sequence ATGGAATTTATTATTGATACAGTTGATTTGGAAGAAATTAAGGATGCAGTCGAACATATGCCAATTGTTGGAGTCACAAGCAATCCTTCCATCGTGAAAAGAACAAGTCCAGAAAACTTCTTTGATCATATGCGAGCAATCAGAAGCATTATTGGAAAAGAAAGAAGTTTACATGTGCAGGTGATTTCTAAGGATTGTGAAACAATCGTGAAAGAAGCTCATCGTATCTTACAAGAAATTGATGATCAGGTCTATGTAAAGGTACCAGTTTCTTATGAAGGAATCAAAGCGATTAAAATCTTAAAAGCAGAAGGCATCCATGTGACAGCAACTGCTGTGTATGATTTGATGCAGGCTTATATGGCATTAGCAGCTGGAGCAGATTATATTGCGCCATATGTGAATCGTATTGGAAATTTAGGAAGTGATCCTATGGAACTGATCAATGAATTATCAAGTCGTATTGTCATGGATGGATACAAAACAAAGATTGTCGCAGCCAGCTTTAAAGGTGTTCAACAAGTGCGTGACTCATTTAATTATGGAGCCCATGCGATTACTGCACCGGTTGATGTTTTAAAAACAATCTTCAAGAATCCAAGTATTGAAAAAGCAGTAGATGATTTTAATAGTGACTGGTATGCCATGTATGGTGAAGGTACAGGAATTTGTGATTTATAG